Proteins co-encoded in one Streptococcus ruminicola genomic window:
- a CDS encoding MFS transporter, producing the protein MILKKYKDFSHVFLGRLISNCGDSIYTIVLSWYVLEMTNSAWYVGLLNFLIFIPNTFSFVFGKKIDSHPKKFLLVLLEWAQLLAVLGIIMGMCLKGINANLSLAIIFTCVFIASTVGLNTYTVQDALVPKIVASKDLAKAEMYMSIAYNGTEYVFTAISGFLLSVISYIPLLFIDVFTFLGSIILFRKIRFKEKIEKSIEETDFLSGLRFILKNKVVFSITLGVAILNFLFGGFNVYQLLIAKEVGNSAFYGLLVSACAVGTLLGTTFVANFLLQKLSYGKAFWLATVIFGIGIGSTALAQNRFVILLIWFMSCLFLGVTHVAQKPILQTEIPNEHLGKVFSAFYTITIPTLAIGSLFFGFIAVFLSWRIFVVLFAGVLLLVALLYYSNNKLRNYSI; encoded by the coding sequence ATGATATTAAAAAAATATAAAGACTTTAGTCATGTTTTTCTGGGACGGCTAATTAGCAATTGTGGTGATTCAATTTACACTATTGTTCTATCATGGTATGTCTTAGAAATGACAAATAGTGCTTGGTATGTTGGGTTATTGAATTTTTTAATTTTTATTCCCAATACCTTTTCTTTTGTTTTTGGAAAGAAGATTGACTCTCACCCTAAAAAATTTCTATTAGTACTATTAGAGTGGGCACAACTATTAGCAGTACTAGGTATCATTATGGGAATGTGCCTAAAAGGCATAAATGCTAATCTTAGTTTAGCCATTATTTTTACTTGTGTTTTCATCGCCTCAACTGTCGGGCTAAATACTTACACTGTTCAAGATGCGCTGGTTCCAAAGATTGTCGCTTCAAAAGATTTAGCAAAAGCAGAGATGTATATGTCTATAGCTTACAACGGAACAGAATACGTCTTCACTGCCATTAGTGGATTCTTACTTTCTGTTATCAGTTATATTCCTTTACTTTTTATTGATGTCTTTACTTTCTTGGGATCAATCATTTTGTTTAGAAAGATAAGATTTAAAGAAAAAATTGAAAAAAGTATTGAAGAAACAGACTTCCTTAGCGGACTTCGCTTTATTTTGAAAAATAAAGTCGTATTTTCAATTACACTTGGAGTGGCTATTCTTAACTTTCTCTTTGGTGGATTCAACGTTTATCAACTCCTAATTGCTAAAGAAGTTGGTAACTCTGCCTTTTACGGTCTTTTAGTATCTGCTTGTGCTGTGGGAACTTTGCTCGGAACAACCTTTGTGGCAAATTTTTTACTACAAAAACTAAGTTACGGTAAAGCTTTTTGGCTAGCAACTGTTATTTTTGGAATCGGAATTGGATCCACTGCATTGGCACAAAATCGTTTCGTCATCTTGCTAATTTGGTTTATGTCATGCCTATTTTTAGGAGTAACACATGTTGCTCAAAAGCCAATTTTACAAACTGAAATTCCAAATGAGCACCTTGGAAAAGTATTTAGTGCTTTTTATACAATAACTATTCCAACACTTGCCATTGGTTCTCTGTTCTTTGGATTTATTGCTGTTTTCTTATCATGGCGCATTTTTGTTGTGCTATTTGCAGGAGTTTTGCTTTTAGTCGCTTTACTTTATTATTCAAACAATAAGTTAAGAAATTATAGCATTTGA
- a CDS encoding HAD family hydrolase: MANLQYKNYIFDFYGTLVDIETDEKNPQLWAQMAELYRAYGADYTGPALKTHYDALIKRQEEQLRKRLKLEHVEVDLVHVFIELMLEAPQKHATDSIILDLETWGNLIAQTFRMLSRKKLQAYENTLATLKTLKEAGATVILLSNAQRAFTQAEIEMTGCREFLDKIYISSDHKMKKPQVDFMNLVLKENQLDPKETVMVGNDFTSDMAIAQAAGMDGILLNTFPYSQEDIQNLNTMNAKVINDISELVG, from the coding sequence ATGGCAAATTTGCAGTATAAAAACTATATTTTTGATTTTTACGGTACCTTGGTTGATATTGAGACTGATGAGAAAAATCCCCAATTATGGGCGCAAATGGCAGAACTTTATCGTGCTTATGGAGCTGATTATACTGGACCAGCTCTAAAGACACATTATGATGCTTTGATTAAACGCCAAGAAGAGCAGTTGCGTAAGCGACTAAAACTAGAACATGTCGAAGTTGATTTGGTTCATGTCTTTATCGAACTCATGTTAGAAGCGCCGCAAAAACATGCGACAGATAGTATCATTCTTGATTTGGAAACTTGGGGAAATCTGATTGCTCAGACCTTTAGAATGCTGTCGCGCAAAAAATTGCAAGCTTACGAAAATACGCTAGCCACTTTGAAAACATTAAAAGAAGCAGGAGCTACGGTCATTTTACTTTCAAATGCTCAGCGTGCATTTACCCAAGCAGAGATTGAAATGACAGGATGCAGAGAATTTTTGGATAAGATTTACATCTCATCAGACCATAAAATGAAGAAACCGCAGGTTGACTTTATGAACCTTGTCCTGAAGGAAAATCAACTTGACCCTAAAGAAACCGTCATGGTCGGCAATGACTTCACCAGCGACATGGCAATCGCACAAGCAGCAGGCATGGATGGCATTTTGCTAAACACCTTCCCATACAGCCAAGAAGACATTCAAAACCTTAACACCATGAATGCCAAAGTGATTAATGATATCAGTGAGTTGGTGGGGTGA
- a CDS encoding YdbC family protein produces MSEFKFEIVEHLLTLSESDKGWTKELNRVSFNGAEPKFDIRSWSPDHSKMGKGVTLTNDEFKIILDAFRS; encoded by the coding sequence ATGTCAGAATTTAAATTTGAAATCGTTGAACACTTGCTTACCCTATCAGAAAGCGATAAAGGATGGACAAAAGAATTGAACCGTGTCAGCTTTAACGGTGCTGAACCGAAATTTGATATTCGCTCTTGGAGCCCAGATCACAGCAAGATGGGCAAAGGTGTGACACTTACAAACGATGAATTCAAAATCATTTTGGATGCTTTTCGTTCATGA
- a CDS encoding peptidase U32 family protein yields MSKNNFKRPEVLAPAGTLEKLKVAVDYGADAVFVGGQQFGLRSRAGNFTMEELQEGINYAHARGARVHVAANMVTHEGNEVGAGEWFRQLRDMGLDAVIVSDPAMITICLTEAPGLEVHVSTQASTTNYEAFAFWEEVGVSRVVLAREVGVAEIAEIRKHTSLEIEAFVHGAMCIGYSGRCVLSNHMSHRDANRGGCSQSCRWKYDLYDMPFGQERKSLEGEIPEPFSMSSVDMCMIEHLPDLIDNGVDSFKIEGRMKSIHYVSTVTNCYRAAVDAYLESPAKFEAIKGELLDELWKVAQRELATGFYYKTPTENEQLFGARRKIPQYKFVGEVVAFDESTMTATIRQRNVILEGDKVEFYGPGLRHFETTIKDLHDADGNKIDRAPNPMELLTITVPQAVQPGDMIRACKEGLVNLYKTDGSSKTVRA; encoded by the coding sequence ATGTCAAAAAATAATTTTAAACGTCCAGAGGTTTTAGCACCTGCTGGAACTCTTGAAAAATTAAAAGTCGCTGTAGATTACGGAGCAGATGCAGTCTTCGTAGGTGGTCAACAATTCGGTCTTCGTAGCCGTGCTGGTAACTTCACTATGGAAGAATTGCAAGAAGGTATTAATTACGCTCACGCTCGTGGCGCTCGTGTCCACGTCGCAGCAAACATGGTTACTCACGAAGGAAACGAAGTTGGTGCAGGAGAGTGGTTCCGTCAACTTCGTGATATGGGATTAGATGCAGTTATCGTATCAGACCCAGCCATGATTACAATTTGTTTAACAGAAGCACCAGGTTTAGAAGTCCATGTGTCTACACAAGCTTCTACAACTAACTATGAAGCATTCGCTTTCTGGGAAGAAGTTGGTGTATCACGTGTTGTTTTGGCGCGTGAAGTTGGGGTTGCTGAAATTGCAGAAATCCGCAAACACACATCACTTGAAATTGAAGCCTTCGTTCACGGGGCAATGTGTATCGGTTATTCAGGACGTTGTGTCCTTTCAAACCACATGAGTCACCGTGATGCTAACCGCGGTGGATGCTCACAATCTTGCCGTTGGAAATATGACCTTTACGATATGCCATTTGGTCAGGAACGTAAAAGTCTTGAAGGTGAAATTCCAGAACCATTTTCAATGTCATCAGTTGACATGTGTATGATTGAACACTTACCAGATTTGATTGACAATGGTGTAGATAGCTTCAAGATTGAAGGTCGTATGAAATCAATTCACTACGTGTCAACAGTTACAAACTGCTACCGAGCAGCTGTTGATGCTTACCTAGAAAGCCCAGCAAAATTCGAAGCCATCAAAGGCGAATTGCTTGATGAGCTTTGGAAAGTTGCTCAACGTGAATTGGCAACTGGTTTCTACTACAAAACACCAACAGAAAACGAGCAACTCTTTGGCGCTCGTCGTAAAATACCACAATATAAATTTGTCGGAGAAGTTGTTGCCTTTGATGAATCAACAATGACAGCAACTATCCGTCAACGTAACGTTATCCTCGAAGGAGACAAAGTCGAATTTTATGGACCAGGTCTTCGTCACTTTGAAACAACAATCAAAGACTTGCACGATGCTGATGGAAATAAAATCGACCGCGCTCCAAATCCAATGGAATTACTAACAATCACTGTCCCACAAGCTGTTCAGCCTGGTGATATGATTCGTGCTTGTAAAGAAGGTTTAGTCAACCTTTATAAAACAGACGGTTCAAGCAAAACCGTTCGTGCATAA
- a CDS encoding peptidase U32 family protein: MEKIIITATAESIEQVKELLDAGVDRIYVGEENYGLRLPHNFSYDELREIAELVHAAGKELSVACNALLHQDMINAIRTYLDFLKEIKVDYVVACDAGLFHVNKVEGYNFKMIYDASVFVTSSRQVNFWGDHGASETVLAREIPSAELFQMSENLRYPAEVLVYGATVIHHSKRPLLQNYYNFTHIDDEKTRERGLFLAEPSNKDSHYSIYEDKHGTHIFDTDDLDMMPKITELVEHNFTHWKLDGIYCPGHDFVEIAKIFVKTKALMEAGEFTSDQAFLFDEEIRKLHPKGRTLGTGFYEFDPEEVK; this comes from the coding sequence ATGGAAAAAATAATTATTACTGCGACAGCTGAATCTATTGAGCAGGTTAAAGAGCTCTTAGATGCAGGTGTTGACCGCATTTATGTGGGTGAAGAAAATTATGGTTTGCGTTTACCGCACAATTTCTCTTATGATGAACTTCGTGAAATTGCTGAATTGGTTCATGCTGCTGGTAAAGAATTGAGTGTTGCATGTAATGCTTTGTTGCACCAAGACATGATTAATGCCATTCGTACTTATCTAGATTTCTTGAAAGAAATCAAAGTGGATTATGTTGTGGCATGCGATGCTGGTCTTTTCCACGTCAATAAAGTTGAAGGCTACAATTTCAAGATGATTTACGATGCTTCAGTTTTCGTGACATCAAGTCGTCAAGTAAACTTCTGGGGTGACCACGGAGCAAGTGAAACAGTTCTTGCGCGTGAAATCCCATCAGCAGAGTTGTTCCAAATGTCTGAAAATCTTCGCTACCCAGCTGAAGTACTTGTTTACGGAGCAACTGTTATTCATCATTCAAAACGTCCGTTGTTGCAAAATTACTATAATTTTACACACATTGATGATGAAAAAACACGTGAACGTGGTCTTTTCCTTGCTGAACCAAGTAACAAAGACTCACACTATTCAATTTACGAAGACAAGCACGGTACACACATCTTTGATACTGACGACCTTGATATGATGCCAAAAATAACTGAGTTGGTTGAACATAACTTTACACACTGGAAATTAGATGGTATTTATTGCCCAGGTCATGATTTTGTTGAAATCGCAAAAATCTTTGTGAAAACAAAAGCCTTGATGGAAGCTGGTGAATTCACATCAGATCAAGCTTTCTTGTTTGATGAAGAAATCCGTAAATTGCATCCAAAAGGTCGTACACTTGGAACTGGATTCTACGAATTTGATCCAGAAGAAGTCAAATAA
- a CDS encoding DUF3270 domain-containing protein: MPTPLKQHKDLEEQEQHLQVDDTPKFYEFQEINHRSAKLKELMFFARIALFAISTVVVSFFLLVLNLAPIWAFLFASLISLAITSAVSSIIWSLRH, encoded by the coding sequence ATGCCAACACCGTTAAAGCAACATAAAGACCTTGAAGAACAAGAACAACATCTTCAGGTAGATGATACCCCTAAATTTTACGAATTTCAGGAAATTAATCACAGAAGCGCTAAGCTCAAGGAACTCATGTTCTTTGCCCGTATCGCTTTATTTGCTATTTCCACTGTTGTGGTATCTTTCTTTTTACTTGTCTTGAATCTGGCGCCAATCTGGGCTTTCTTGTTTGCCTCTCTTATCAGCCTAGCCATTACGTCAGCTGTTTCAAGCATTATTTGGTCATTAAGACATTGA
- a CDS encoding YtxH domain-containing protein — MSKLLRNVIIGVASGAAAAYFLSTEKGKELQKKASKAYQAYKENPSEYHQKAKDKATEYTDLAVDTFNDYKEKFESGELTTDEFLEIVKEKGQAAADYATEKVSELTSKVSDVVDDVADKAEDVKEDVEAEVDDIIIDYTAKEDETPSEEPKVEPEKSEEDTKA, encoded by the coding sequence ATGAGTAAATTATTGAGAAATGTGATTATTGGTGTTGCCTCAGGTGCAGCCGCAGCTTATTTCCTATCTACTGAAAAAGGTAAAGAATTACAGAAAAAAGCAAGTAAAGCATATCAAGCTTACAAAGAAAATCCTTCTGAATACCATCAAAAAGCTAAAGATAAGGCAACAGAATACACTGACTTAGCAGTAGACACTTTTAACGATTACAAAGAAAAATTTGAATCAGGCGAACTAACAACTGATGAATTTCTTGAAATTGTTAAAGAAAAAGGTCAAGCAGCTGCTGACTATGCGACTGAAAAAGTATCAGAATTAACATCAAAAGTATCTGATGTCGTTGATGATGTTGCTGATAAAGCAGAAGATGTCAAAGAAGATGTGGAAGCTGAAGTTGATGATATTATCATTGATTACACAGCAAAAGAAGATGAAACACCTTCTGAAGAACCAAAAGTTGAACCTGAAAAATCAGAAGAAGATACTAAAGCATAA
- a CDS encoding DUF948 domain-containing protein gives MLEVALLIFAIAFAVMVGVFIPIGVKLYKTVDVVNETIEESKETIKVLTSDVNVSLHQANEILAKANVLVEDVNGKVSTIDPLFVAVADLSESVSDLNAQARRLSQKATQATSNVGKASAAYAVGKVASKLLKKEKEHE, from the coding sequence ATGTTAGAAGTAGCTTTGTTAATTTTTGCCATCGCTTTTGCAGTTATGGTTGGCGTTTTTATACCAATTGGTGTTAAACTATATAAAACAGTTGATGTTGTTAATGAGACTATTGAGGAGTCAAAAGAAACGATTAAAGTGTTGACAAGTGATGTGAATGTCTCGCTTCACCAAGCCAATGAAATCCTCGCTAAAGCTAACGTTTTAGTAGAAGATGTCAATGGCAAAGTATCAACGATTGATCCTTTGTTTGTCGCAGTAGCAGACCTTTCAGAATCAGTTTCTGATTTGAATGCGCAAGCGCGTCGTCTCTCTCAAAAAGCCACTCAAGCGACATCAAATGTTGGTAAAGCTAGTGCAGCTTATGCTGTCGGTAAAGTTGCCTCAAAACTATTAAAAAAGGAGAAAGAGCATGAGTAA
- the lgt gene encoding prolipoprotein diacylglyceryl transferase — protein sequence MINPIAIQFGPFAIRWYALFIVSGMLLAVYLAMKEAPRRKIIPDDILDFILIAFPIAIIGARLYYVIFDFDYYASQPWTEIFAVWHGGLAIYGGLLTGAIVLFVFSYYRAINPLDFLDIAAPGVMIAQAIGRWGNFINQEAYGKAVKSLDYLPDFIKNQMYIDGSYRVPTFLYESMWNLLGFIIIMSVRHRPRFLKQGEVTFFYLIWYGCGRFVIEGMRTDSLMFLGMRVSQWLSAVLILLGIVLIVWRRNQKDIPYYQE from the coding sequence ATGATTAATCCAATCGCGATTCAATTTGGTCCCTTTGCCATTCGCTGGTATGCGCTTTTCATTGTTTCTGGTATGCTTCTAGCAGTTTATTTAGCTATGAAGGAAGCACCACGACGTAAGATTATTCCAGATGATATTTTAGATTTTATTTTAATTGCTTTTCCAATAGCGATTATCGGGGCTCGTCTTTATTATGTGATATTTGATTTTGACTATTACGCTAGTCAGCCTTGGACTGAGATTTTTGCAGTATGGCATGGTGGTCTAGCCATTTATGGTGGTTTGCTGACGGGAGCCATTGTTCTCTTTGTCTTTTCTTATTATCGTGCCATTAATCCACTTGATTTCTTGGATATCGCTGCTCCTGGTGTGATGATTGCGCAAGCTATTGGGCGCTGGGGAAACTTTATCAATCAAGAAGCTTATGGTAAAGCTGTTAAGAGTCTTGACTACTTGCCTGATTTCATTAAAAATCAAATGTATATCGACGGTAGTTACCGCGTTCCGACCTTTTTATACGAGTCAATGTGGAACTTGCTTGGGTTTATCATTATCATGAGTGTGAGACACCGTCCACGTTTTCTAAAACAAGGAGAAGTGACGTTCTTTTATTTGATTTGGTATGGTTGCGGACGCTTTGTGATTGAAGGCATGCGAACAGATAGTTTGATGTTCTTAGGTATGCGAGTGTCACAATGGTTGTCAGCCGTATTAATTCTTCTTGGAATTGTCTTGATCGTTTGGAGAAGAAACCAAAAAGATATTCCTTATTATCAGGAATAA
- the hprK gene encoding HPr(Ser) kinase/phosphatase, translated as MSVTVKMLVDKVKLDVIYGDDDLLSKEITTSDISRPGLEMTGYFDYYSPERLQLLGMKEWSYLTKMTSHNRRHVLREMIKPETPAIIVARNLAIPEEMISAAKEKGIAILQSHVPTSRLSGEMSWYLDSCLAERTSVHGVLMDIYGMGVLIQGDSGIGKSETGLELVKRGHRLVADDRVDVFAKDEETLWGEPAEILRHLLEIRGVGIIDVMSLYGASAVKDSSQVQLAIYLENYESGKVFDRLGNGNEELELSGVKIPRLRIPVQTGRNMSVVIEAAAMNYRAKQMGFDATKTFEERLTQLITKNEGNQ; from the coding sequence ATGTCAGTTACTGTAAAAATGTTAGTCGACAAGGTAAAACTTGATGTTATCTACGGTGATGATGACTTATTATCAAAAGAGATTACAACGTCAGATATTTCACGTCCAGGTCTTGAAATGACTGGCTATTTTGATTATTATTCACCAGAGCGTTTGCAGCTTTTAGGGATGAAAGAATGGTCATATCTAACGAAAATGACCTCACACAACCGTCGTCATGTCCTAAGAGAAATGATTAAGCCAGAAACACCAGCCATTATCGTGGCGCGTAATTTGGCTATTCCAGAGGAAATGATTAGCGCTGCTAAGGAAAAAGGCATTGCGATTTTGCAAAGTCACGTTCCAACTAGTCGTTTGTCTGGTGAAATGTCATGGTATCTTGATTCTTGTTTGGCAGAACGTACAAGTGTTCATGGTGTCTTAATGGACATCTACGGCATGGGTGTCTTGATTCAAGGAGACTCTGGTATTGGTAAAAGTGAAACAGGTCTTGAGTTGGTTAAACGTGGTCACCGTTTGGTAGCTGATGACCGTGTGGATGTTTTTGCTAAAGATGAAGAAACTCTTTGGGGTGAACCAGCTGAGATTCTTCGTCATTTGCTAGAAATTCGCGGAGTCGGGATTATCGACGTTATGAGCCTATACGGTGCAAGTGCTGTTAAGGATTCATCACAAGTTCAATTGGCCATTTACCTTGAAAATTATGAGTCAGGAAAAGTCTTTGACCGTCTTGGAAATGGTAATGAAGAGCTTGAGTTGTCAGGAGTCAAAATTCCACGTCTACGTATTCCGGTTCAAACTGGTCGAAACATGTCAGTTGTCATTGAGGCAGCTGCCATGAATTATCGTGCCAAACAAATGGGATTTGATGCGACGAAGACTTTTGAAGAACGCTTGACCCAACTCATTACAAAGAATGAGGGGAACCAATGA